Proteins co-encoded in one Gehongia tenuis genomic window:
- a CDS encoding DUF2089 domain-containing protein, which translates to MMNYHAPSRCPVCGKEMEVTRLKCGHCETELAGRFQPCRFCTLEKKHLEFVEVFLRCRGSIKEVERALGVSYPTVRNMMDAALAALGLDGKPEAEASREAEDRADILGRLSDGEIDVETALRELEAMKGARQDD; encoded by the coding sequence ATGATGAATTACCATGCGCCGTCCAGATGCCCGGTATGCGGGAAGGAGATGGAGGTGACCCGGCTCAAGTGCGGTCACTGCGAGACGGAGCTTGCGGGCAGGTTTCAGCCCTGCCGGTTCTGTACGCTGGAGAAAAAACACCTGGAATTTGTGGAGGTCTTTCTCCGGTGCCGGGGCTCCATCAAGGAGGTGGAGCGGGCCCTCGGCGTAAGCTATCCCACGGTGCGCAACATGATGGACGCGGCCCTTGCGGCGCTCGGCCTCGACGGGAAGCCGGAGGCGGAGGCAAGCCGGGAAGCGGAGGACCGGGCGGACATTCTGGGCCGGCTGTCGGACGGCGAAATCGATGTGGAAACGGCCCTCAGGGAGCTTGAGGCAATGAAAGGAGCGAGGCAGGATGATTAG
- a CDS encoding HD domain-containing protein: MKRSDYGKLEAYMLECMGDSAHDGEHVYRVLHMALFLAEDEDVNRDVLIAAALLHDIGRAAELRDGAVDHAQRGSEMARTFLSGMGFDKDFAEHVAACIATHRYRSGFPPASREAEILFDADKLDVTGALGVARTFLYQGAKGRPIYTVENGRVQTGREADDPPSFLREYHFKLKHVEERLFTERARRIADERQKAAWAYYEELVREIGQSYGEGQKILDELT, from the coding sequence ATGAAACGTTCGGACTATGGAAAACTGGAGGCCTACATGCTGGAATGCATGGGCGACAGTGCTCATGATGGAGAACATGTCTATCGGGTGCTCCATATGGCGCTGTTTCTGGCCGAGGATGAGGATGTAAACCGGGATGTTCTGATCGCGGCGGCGCTGCTCCATGACATCGGCCGGGCGGCCGAGCTGAGGGACGGCGCGGTGGACCATGCCCAGCGGGGCAGCGAGATGGCCAGAACCTTTTTGAGCGGCATGGGATTTGACAAGGACTTTGCGGAACACGTGGCCGCCTGCATCGCCACCCACCGCTACCGCAGCGGGTTTCCGCCCGCAAGCCGGGAGGCCGAGATTCTTTTCGACGCGGACAAGCTGGATGTGACCGGCGCTCTTGGCGTTGCCCGCACCTTCCTCTATCAGGGCGCCAAGGGCCGACCCATCTATACGGTGGAGAACGGCCGGGTGCAGACGGGCAGGGAGGCGGACGATCCCCCGTCCTTCCTCAGGGAATACCATTTCAAGCTCAAGCACGTGGAGGAGAGGCTCTTCACCGAGCGGGCGCGGCGCATCGCCGATGAACGGCAGAAGGCCGCCTGGGCCTACTACGAGGAGCTGGTCCGGGAGATCGGCCAAAGCTATGGCGAGGGACAGAAGATCCTGGATGAGTTGACATAA
- a CDS encoding nitroreductase family protein: MTVLEAINKRQSIRAYEDTPVEPEKLTKILEAGRMAPSANNAQAWKFIAVTDRALMPAMMDACNGQKFVGEAPAALVVCATLERTMACGQPAHTIDCSIALSFMMLEAAEQGLGTCWLGSFNAEKVKKVLGVPEDCQVVAVTPLGYARGETPLRGRRSLEEVTAMNGWQ, translated from the coding sequence ATGACCGTACTGGAAGCCATCAACAAGCGTCAGAGCATCCGCGCCTATGAGGATACCCCTGTGGAGCCGGAGAAGCTCACAAAAATCCTGGAGGCGGGCCGCATGGCGCCCTCCGCCAACAACGCCCAGGCATGGAAATTCATCGCCGTCACCGACAGGGCGCTCATGCCCGCCATGATGGACGCCTGCAACGGGCAGAAATTCGTGGGCGAGGCGCCGGCAGCGCTGGTGGTCTGCGCCACCCTCGAGCGGACCATGGCCTGCGGCCAGCCCGCCCACACCATCGACTGTTCCATCGCCCTTTCCTTCATGATGCTGGAAGCGGCGGAGCAGGGGCTGGGCACCTGCTGGCTGGGGAGCTTCAACGCCGAGAAGGTGAAAAAGGTGCTGGGCGTGCCGGAGGACTGTCAGGTGGTGGCGGTGACGCCCCTTGGCTATGCCCGGGGCGAGACGCCCTTGCGGGGCCGCAGGAGCCTTGAAGAGGTCACCGCCATGAACGGCTGGCAATGA
- a CDS encoding GNAT family N-acetyltransferase: MSAVPLLRTRRLTLQQFTEADAPAFFEIMSDERTNTFLPWYPVKTPDQAAKMLTDLQKSGWFYGIFLEGRAAGYVSLSGTAPYDLGYGLLPAYWGRGFAAEAAGAVLARGKALMPYATATHDRNNPASGAVMKKLGMRYCYSYEELWQPKNIPVVFRLYQINFDGSDSVYPGYAERYPHFVERDV; this comes from the coding sequence ATGAGCGCTGTGCCCCTTCTCCGCACCCGGCGGCTCACCCTTCAGCAGTTCACCGAGGCGGACGCGCCCGCCTTTTTCGAGATCATGAGCGATGAGCGGACGAACACCTTTCTGCCCTGGTATCCGGTGAAAACGCCGGACCAGGCGGCAAAGATGCTGACGGATCTCCAGAAGTCCGGCTGGTTTTACGGGATCTTTCTTGAAGGCCGGGCCGCCGGCTATGTGAGCCTGTCCGGGACGGCGCCCTACGATCTTGGCTACGGCCTTCTTCCGGCATACTGGGGCCGGGGCTTCGCCGCCGAGGCGGCCGGGGCCGTGCTGGCCCGTGGGAAGGCCCTTATGCCCTACGCCACCGCCACCCACGACCGGAACAACCCGGCCAGCGGCGCCGTGATGAAAAAGCTGGGCATGCGCTACTGCTACTCCTACGAGGAGCTGTGGCAGCCCAAGAACATCCCCGTGGTGTTCCGGCTGTACCAGATCAACTTCGACGGCTCGGACAGCGTCTATCCGGGCTACGCCGAGCGTTATCCCCACTTTGTGGAACGGGATGTATGA
- a CDS encoding phage holin family protein, whose translation MAFLYRVLGAAAALMVAGLLFPDSVSVSGALWGTVMLTVLYVLLRPILLTLLLPLNLVGLGLFTPFADGLLVLWTSAWVGGIHFTYLEAVAVALMISLAYLPYSYAKERRVLGPRV comes from the coding sequence ATGGCATTTTTGTATCGGGTGCTGGGCGCCGCCGCGGCGCTGATGGTGGCGGGGCTTCTCTTTCCGGACAGCGTGAGCGTGTCCGGCGCGCTTTGGGGTACGGTGATGCTGACGGTCCTGTATGTGCTGCTCCGGCCCATCCTCCTGACCCTTCTGCTGCCCCTCAACCTGGTGGGGCTAGGGCTTTTCACGCCCTTTGCCGACGGGCTTTTGGTCCTTTGGACCTCCGCCTGGGTGGGCGGCATCCATTTCACCTACCTTGAGGCGGTGGCGGTGGCCCTCATGATCAGCCTCGCCTACCTGCCCTACTCCTATGCCAAGGAGCGGCGGGTGCTGGGCCCGAGGGTTTAA
- a CDS encoding SHOCT-like domain-containing protein — MISDEKQKVLDMLEQGSITAEEAARLLDALEAGAKQERSQRSEQMHSDAKRMQGKKLRVEVNGFVEGDKRINVNVSVPLVLARYADNIIANCVPKDVNRELSTNGIDLSQLKIGELVDTFESLEEDIVNADIDQEDTKLKVRVYVD, encoded by the coding sequence ATGATTAGTGACGAGAAACAGAAGGTCTTGGATATGCTGGAGCAGGGCAGCATCACGGCGGAGGAGGCCGCCCGGCTGCTGGATGCGCTGGAGGCGGGGGCAAAGCAGGAACGCTCCCAAAGGAGCGAGCAGATGCACTCCGACGCCAAAAGGATGCAGGGCAAGAAGCTCCGAGTGGAGGTCAACGGCTTTGTGGAAGGGGATAAGCGGATCAATGTGAACGTGAGCGTGCCGCTGGTCCTGGCCCGGTACGCCGACAACATCATCGCCAACTGCGTTCCCAAGGACGTGAACCGGGAGCTGTCCACGAACGGCATCGATCTCAGCCAGCTGAAGATCGGCGAGCTGGTGGACACCTTCGAATCCCTGGAGGAGGATATCGTGAACGCCGATATCGATCAGGAGGACACGAAGCTGAAGGTGCGGGTCTATGTGGACTAA